One Nitrospirota bacterium DNA segment encodes these proteins:
- a CDS encoding phosphatidylglycerophosphatase A — protein MRLRTKEVQSNTISQLLSKNIATLGFIGYLPVAPGTFGSLAGFVTFLLIKDLPVSVYILTISAVFVTGVFASRRAEILFKEKDAHCIVIDEFAGFLLSVLFLPKEITYLLSAFILFRFFDILKPPPIRLIERSVKGGLGIMLDDLVAAFYANICIQLWRYLVAN, from the coding sequence ATAAGGCTGAGAACAAAAGAAGTTCAATCTAATACCATTAGCCAATTATTATCAAAAAACATCGCAACACTGGGTTTTATAGGCTACCTGCCTGTAGCACCTGGGACTTTCGGGAGTCTTGCCGGCTTTGTCACATTTTTGCTTATAAAAGACCTGCCTGTTTCAGTTTATATCCTGACCATTTCAGCGGTCTTTGTTACCGGTGTTTTTGCCTCAAGAAGGGCAGAGATTCTTTTTAAAGAAAAGGATGCACACTGTATAGTCATAGATGAATTTGCAGGGTTTCTCTTGTCTGTTTTATTCCTACCAAAAGAAATCACTTACCTGCTATCTGCTTTTATCCTCTTCAGATTTTTTGATATCCTGAAGCCTCCACCAATAAGGCTCATTGAACGCAGCGTTAAAGGAGGTCTTGGCATTATGCTTGATGACCTCGTGGCTGCTTTTTACGCCAATATATGCATACAACTGTGGAGATATTTGGTTGCAAACTAA
- a CDS encoding CinA family protein — translation MITIEQEIGELLIKKSLTLSIAESCTGGLLSHRITNVPGSSAYFEYSVVCYSKAAKTRFLGVKEGLIEQYGTVSAEVTQAMAQAVRKRAKTSFGLAVTGVAGTDSMEGKSAGLVYVALSFEKGVCSREFKFSGSREEIKDQASSAALSLLREHLQI, via the coding sequence ATGATAACCATTGAGCAGGAGATTGGCGAGCTCCTAATTAAGAAAAGCCTGACCCTCTCAATAGCCGAGTCCTGCACAGGGGGGCTCCTTTCCCACAGGATTACAAATGTCCCAGGAAGCTCTGCATATTTTGAGTATTCTGTGGTATGCTATTCCAAGGCAGCTAAGACCAGATTTTTAGGGGTCAAAGAGGGGCTTATTGAGCAGTATGGCACAGTTAGCGCAGAGGTTACACAGGCCATGGCGCAGGCTGTAAGGAAGCGTGCTAAAACCAGTTTTGGCCTGGCAGTAACAGGGGTAGCAGGGACTGATTCAATGGAAGGTAAATCAGCAGGGCTTGTATATGTTGCCCTTTCTTTTGAGAAGGGCGTTTGTTCCCGGGAATTTAAATTTTCCGGCAGCAGGGAAGAGATAAAAGATCAGGCATCATCTGCTGCCCTATCACTATTAAGGGAGCATTTACAGATTTGA